The Cheilinus undulatus linkage group 2, ASM1832078v1, whole genome shotgun sequence genome has a window encoding:
- the dnajc30b gene encoding dnaJ (Hsp40) homolog, subfamily C, member 30b, with the protein MAEVGQRLGSGVYRLTALRNSQSRPVVTGESPGSLLIKCTSSDSRIEEDLTRDRREGSKRREAQRQSEKVSRLRTSESQQENGTSCCTSSSVLDYSRLFGFSQSRDVMQANKAALYLSTRLQPLLQEKLLAGRMTSWTRGAGSIHPDIFRSPQQLRAFCTFIFHLAGQESERPEPTLKRLKLHPDTLKEFTTCRSYSWRSDSSTKDTPPLYRSRTAYYDILKVSPSATQSQIKTAYYKQSFIYHPDKNPGSEEATRRFSEISEAYTVLGSISLRRKYDYGILSQLDVQSAGRPSSKETSSRSTGTPYQQQQQRARRFTQAGGKPMYDFDAFYQAHYGEQLQREKDMKARKKRMEEMKKADYMKWKERKMLEMTVVMLLTMAGLLFINLSES; encoded by the coding sequence ATGGCAGAGGTCGGTCAGAGGCTGGGGAGCGGAGTTTACCGGCTGACCGCTCTCAGAAACAGCCAGAGTCGACCAGTGGTCACCGGGGAGAGTCCAGGGTCTCTGCTGATAAAATGCACATCCAGTGACAGTCGCATTGAAGAAGATTTAACCCGGGATCGACGCGAAGGGTCAAAAAGAAGAGAAGCACAACGCCAATCAGAGAAAGTTTCCAGGTTGAGAACAAGTGAAAGTCAACAAGAAAATGGGACTTCGTGCTGTACCTCATCTTCAGTGCTGGATTACTCCCGTTTATTCGGGTTTAGTCAAAGCAGAGACGTTATGCAAGCTAATAAAGCAGCCCTGTACCTCTCAACAAGACTGCAGCCTCTCCTCCAGGAGAAGCTGCTGGCTGGAAGGATGACGTCCTGGACTAGAGGAGCTGgttccatccatcctgacatcTTCAGGTCCCCTCAGCAGCTCCGGGCTTTctgcacttttatttttcatcttgcAGGGCAGGAGTCGGAGAGGCCAGAACCGACACTTAAGCGTCTGAAACTACACCCTGATACCCTGAAAGAATTCACAACCTGTAGGAGCTACAGCTGGAGGAGTGACAGCAGCACTAAAGATACTCCTCCTCTCTACAGAAGCAGGACAGCTTACTATGACATCCTCAAAGTGTCCCCAAGTGCAACACAGTCCCAGATCAAGACAGCGTACTACAAACAGTCCTTCATCTACCACCCTGATAAGAACCCGGGGAGTGAGGAGGCCACACGGCGCTTCTCCGAGATCAGTGAGGCCTACACAGTGCTGGGCAGCATCAGCCTCAGGAGGAAGTACGACTATGGTATCCTGAGCCAATTGGACGTCCAGAGTGCAGGGAGACCATCCTCCAAAGAGACCTCGAGTAGATCAACGGGGACTCCttaccagcagcagcaacagagaGCCAGGAGGTTCACCCAAGCAGGAGGGAAGCCCATGTATGATTTTGACGCCTTTTATCAGGCTCACTATGGGGAGCAGCTGCAGAGGGAGAAGGACATGAAAGCCAGGAAGAAGCGCatggaggagatgaagaaggCGGATTATATGAAGTGGAAGGAAAGGAAAATGTTGGAGATgactgtagtgatgctgctgaccATGGCGGGCCTTCTTTTTATTAATCTCAGCGAGTCCTAA